One Alnus glutinosa chromosome 3, dhAlnGlut1.1, whole genome shotgun sequence genomic region harbors:
- the LOC133862970 gene encoding 7-deoxyloganetin glucosyltransferase-like, protein MDSKTAVADKPHAVCVPGPVQSHIKSMLKISKLLHHRGFHITFVNTEFNHQRLLKSGGPNSLDGLPDFQFRTIPDGLPPSDSNATQDIPSLCDSTMKNFLAPFSDFLVKLNAATSKNPPVTCIIADGFNAFAVTAAQELRVPVVMNYPVSACGVLCNMQFRPLRDRGLTPFKDESYLTNGYLDTVIDWIPGMNNICLRDLPTFIRTTDPNDVLFKFSVDAADTSPKASGVIINTFDAFEQEVLDALSPMFPRLFSIGPLELLLNRLPNDPLKSMEYSLWEEETECIHWLDTKAPNSVLYVNFGSIAAMTKPQLIELSWGLANSKHPFLWIIRPDLVVGESAILPPEFTVETKDRGLIASWCPQEEVLNHPSIGGFLTHCGWNSIAESVSAGVPLLCWPFFADQPMNCKYACNEWGIGMKINDGADREEIGKLVRELLEGDMGKKLKKKALEWKDLAEEATGPNGSSSINLNNLVNEVLLPRG, encoded by the exons ATGGATTCCAAGACAGCAGTAGCTGATAAGCCTCATGCAGTTTGTGTTCCAGGCCCAGTTCAAAGCCACATAAAGTCAATGCTCAAAATTTCAAAGCTTCTCCATCATAGAGGTTTCCACATAACCTTTGTGAACACTGAGTTTAACCACCAACGTCTTCTGAAATCTGGAGGTCCCAACTCTTTGGATGGCTTGCCTGACTTCCAATTCAGAACCATTCCAGACGGTCTCCCTCCATCTGATTCAAATGCCACCCAAGACATCCCTTCTCTTTGTGATTCTACTATGAAAAACTTCTTAGCTCCATTTTCTGACTTTCTTGTGAAACTCAACGCTGCAACTTCCAAAAATCCTCCTGTGACTTGTATTATCGCGGATGGTTTCAATGCATTCGCTGTCACAGCAGCTCAAGAACTCAGAGTCCCTGTTGTAATGAACTACCCTGTCAGTGCTTGCGGCGTACTTTGTAATATGCAGTTTCGTCCTCTCAGAGACAGAGGCCTCACTCCATTTAAAG ATGAGAGCTATCTAACAAATGGGTATCTGGACACAGTTATAGACTGGATTCCAGGTATGAACAACATCTGTCTGAGGGATCTCCCAACCTTCATTCGAACTACAGATCCAAATGATGTTTTGTTCAAGTTTTCCGTTGACGCGGCAGACACTTCTCCTAAAGCTTCGGGAGTAATTATTAACACATTTGATGCGTTCGAGCAAGAGGTTTTGGATGCTCTCTCCCCCATGTTTCCTCGCTTATTTTCCATTGGCCCTCTCGAACTACTTCTCAATCGCTTACCCAATGACCCTCTGAAGTCAATGGAGTACAGTCTATGGGAAGAAGAAACAGAGTGTATCCATTGGCTTGACACTAAGGCACCCAACTCAGTGCTGTATGTAAACTTCGGCAGCATAGCTGCCATGACAAAACCTCAGCTGATTGAATTAAGTTGGGGACTTGCAAATAGCAAGCACCCATTTTTGTGGATAATCAGGCCTGATTTAGTTGTGGGTGAATCAGCGATTTTGCCACCTGAGTTCACGGTGGAAACAAAAGACAGAGGTCTAATCGCCAGTTGGTGCCCTCAAGAGGAAGTGTTGAACCACCCCTCAATTGGTGGGTTCTTAACGCATTGTGGGTGGAATTCAATCGCTGAAAGTGTGAGCGCGGGAGTGCCTTTGCTTTGTTGGCCCTTCTTTGCGGATCAGCCAATGAACTGCAAGTATGCTTGCAACGAATGGGGAATTGGCATGAAGATTAATGATGGCGCCGACAGAGAGGAAATAGGAAAGCTTGTGAGAGAGTTGCTGGAAGGAGACATGGGTAAGAAGTTGAAGAAAAAGGCCTTGGAGTGGAAAGACTTGGCCGAAGAGGCCACTGGTCCAAATGGTTCTTCATCCATCAACTTGAACAATTTGGTGAATGAAGTTCTTTTACCAAGAGGCTAG